A DNA window from Myxocyprinus asiaticus isolate MX2 ecotype Aquarium Trade chromosome 15, UBuf_Myxa_2, whole genome shotgun sequence contains the following coding sequences:
- the LOC127452941 gene encoding piggyBac transposable element-derived protein 3-like produces MEKKIPYAKMKTQMKMTVCLKITVVFPRPLDGKHVTPLPLQYSLNGYSSLHQPINFCLHTNISKVFSPTTSLSLLLMSQTCTILYIQCNPAKLLNLTVQELEQFFGTVLHMSLFGLPATCMFWSQSSRIAHVADVMPLARWEAIHRFLHFSDNSCQPTRDMADYDELFKIRPLLNHIFTKLKQLPMRETLSVDEQMVPFKGKSRIKLYLPSKPRKWGYKILVLAGSDGVPHNFEVYTGKAVHLPELPDIGASGNVVLHLAEPVLKNRNFKLFFDNWFSSVPLMLVMSQQGIHCLGTMRSNRLPGSSMMLDTDLKRSVRGSFQEKMAYV; encoded by the exons ATGGAGAAAAAG ataccaTATGCCAAGATGAAGACACAGATGAAGATGACAGTCTGTCTGAAGATAACAGTAGTTTTTCCAAGACCCCTCGATGGAAAACATGTCACACCACTGCCTCTCCAGTACTCCCTGAATGGTTACTCATCCCTCCATCAGCCGATTAATTTTTGTCTCCATACCAATATTTCAAAAGTCTTCTCTCCGACGACCTCTTTGAGCTTATTGTTAATGAGTCAAACCTGTACAATCCTGTACATCCAGTGCAATCCTGCCAAGCTGCTTAACCTTACTGTTCAAGAACTTGAACAGTTCTTTGGCACTGTGCTCCACATGTCGTTATTTGGTCTTCCAGCCACCTGCATGTTTTGGAGCCAAAGTAGCCGTATTGCACATGTTGCTGATGTGATGCCTCTTGCACGATGGGAGGCTATCCATAGATTTCTCCATTTCAGTGACAACAGTTGTCAGCCCACGAGAGATATGGCTGACTATGATGAGCTATTCAAGATTCGGCCTCTCCTAAATCACATCTTTACCAAGCTGAAACAACTTCCTATGCGTGAGACATTGAGTGTGGATGAACAAATGGTGCCATTTAAAGGCAAGAGCAGAATCAAGCTGTACCTACCCAGTAAACCAAGAAAATGGGGTTACAAAATACTGGTCCTTGCTGGATCAGATGGTGTTCCACACAATTTTGAAGTTTATACTGGGAAAGCTGTCCATCTACCTGAGCTTCCAGATATAGGGGCAAGTGGGAATGTAGTACTGCACCTGGCAGAACCAGTACTGAAGAATAGGAATTTCAAGTTGTTCTTTGACAACTGGTTTAGCTCAGTCCCACTGATGCTCGTGATGTCCCAGCAAGGCATCCACTGTCTAGGTACGATGCGCTCTAATCGCTTGCCAGGAAGTTCCATGATGCTAGACACTGATCTGAAAAGATCTGTCCGTGGGTCCTTCCAGGAAAAAATGGCCTATGTTTGA